The genome window GCCCTTTTGCAGGAAACGATGTTACTCATAGTTTATTTAGATATAATGTGTGGAGAAAACATATTTCTGAAATTGATGATTTACAATTAGGTGGACCAACATACGGGTGGTTAAAAGAAAGCATAAATGCTTCCATTTACGCAAGACATATTAATAATTTACATAATGTACCCTGCTTACTTATTCAAGCGCAAGAGGACACAGTAGTAAGAAATTCTGCACATCAACTTTTTCTAAAAAATAATCCTCATTGTGAATTTGAATCCATTGAATTTGCAAAACATGAAATATTAATGGAAGCCGATGTAATAAGAAATAGAGCATTATATTTAATTCAAAACTTTATTACAAAAAAAATTGGAAAATAATTTTATTTAAAATAAAAAAGCCAAAAGTTAGTTCTTTTGGCATTAAATATTTATTTCTTTAGCTAAATTATTTATTATTTAACTTTCGTAATATCAAGTACAACCTCGTCAAATCTATGCGATTCGAATAAAAATTGACGAATTGCGCCCGTTCCATCGGTTGTAGGATCCATTGCTCTACCAGATTGAGCAGCCATTCTAGCTCGTGCATCCATTTGATTAAATAGTTCAACTTTACCACCCACAGAAGATGCCTTAGCAGGGGCATTAATAAACGAAACAGGCGGCCTTACTATCACTTGCTCTGGTCTTACTAACCCAGGTAGTTCTGTCACTACTGTAGAATTTACCCGATTAGTTAAGTTACTTGGAGTAACAACAGTAAAAAATCCGTTTCTAGCCTCATGAGTTCTAATCGTAGGTAACGATTCAACTGTAGCAAAATCATAGTTAGGAATTATCTCAACATTTTCATTAAATCTTACATTTTTTACTGGTTTAAAAGCTTTTGTTGCTTCATCATCAAGATAAAATGTACTGCCTAGTTTTGCTGAACCCGTAAAACTCACTCCGATACCACTTAAGAAGGACACTATACCGAGTGCTAGTGATATATAGCCCAAAATAGTAGCTGTTTCAGCATATCTTACGGCCATATCTTTATCACCAGCTTGAGCCGCCTCATATGCTTTATGCTCATATATAGAAGAAGCAATACCTGTTCCAGCTGAAGCAACCCCCGCAATTAATGATGTTGTTGCTAATCCTATTTGCGCTCCGGTTAAAGCAGTTGCTGTAGTTGCAGCCGCACCACCAGCAGCAGCTCCCGCTCCTGCTCCTATAAGCCCTGTAGATGTACCAAAAGTTACTACAGAAAGTGCAACTCCCAAGATAGCAAGGAAGATACCAACGCCCATCATTGTTGCTGAAGCCGCGCTTTCTCCACTTGGATCGAATTTCATAATAGGGTTATTTTCAGCAAAAGTATAACCATTTAAACCACCTTTACCAAATGGCGAATGGACATCGTACTGCATAAAACGAGCTAATGCAGGGTTGTAGGCACGGTAACCTTGTCCAAGGAATTGATAGCCAGATTTACTATCTGTACGTTCTCCATTGAATCCAAAACCACTCACTTTTGCTAAATTGTTATTTTCTGCTAAATTTGCTTGTTGTCCATAAGGAGTATAAACATAATTTGCTTCTAATAATTTTCTTCCTTCATAAATTCGAATAACACTCTGTGCTTGATCTGTTAAGAAATATTGCGCATCTGTACCTTGAGCTATTTTTCCAATTACTCTTCCACTCACTTGAAAGTAACTAGTAATTAAACCATTTGTGCTTTCATTTAAAACTCTTTGACCATTGTAATAAAATTTTGTTTCTTCATTAGTTGCTTGATCTTTTTGCGAAACCAATTTTCCATTTCCATTATAACGATATTCAGTAACTTTACCGTCTTTTACAAAAGCTTCAAGTCTATTAAAAGGAGAATATGAAAGACTGTTTCCTTCTCCATCTTTAACTATATTTCCATCGTTATCGTATTCTAAATTAGCAGTTTGAACTCCTTTTGAAGTTGCAGTGGTATATCCAACAAGTCGACTTGGATCTTGCGCTGAATAATTATAATTTGTGGAACTAGATGTACCATTTGCATAAGCAACTTTAACAGTTTTAATATTATTTAGACCATCAAAACTATAATCTTCGGTAGAAATAGTTTGACCATTTTGATCGCTAGGGCAAGCAGTTCCACTACACATATAACTAATTAAATTGTTATATCTATCATATGAATATGATTCTCTAGCTGAATAACCTTTATCACCTTCTTCAGTTCTTGTCCTTGAAGCAATATTCATATCTTTTCTATAAGTATAATCATACTTTAAAATTGCTTGACCAATTTCATTTTTATTAGTCAAATTAACTAAGTTACCAATATCATCATATTCATAAATTGTTTGTGCATTATTTGGGAGTATTTTACTCTTAATTCTTGAAAAATTATCATAAAAATACTGTTCCATTTGAATATTGTTCATCTGTGTTGCTAAAATAAATTCTGATGCTTCCAGTTTCCCATTTACCTTACTGAAATGATACTTAGTAATGTTTCCCTGGATATCTTTAATACTATCAACACTTCCTTGTAAATTATATCCATATGAAATTCGTCTATTGTCTGGATAAAGCACAGAGGATATAGAACTATCTGCATTATAAAAGTAGTTAGTTATTCCTGTATTATCTTTCATTGCAGTAATGTTTAAAGTATAAGGATCATATGTATAAGTAGTTGTATACTTACCACTTAAATCACCAGATACTTCTTTTTTTGCTAACTTATTAAATGGTGTATAAGAATATTTTATTAATTTTCCAGATCTCGTTTTTTCTGAAATCAAATTACTGGAATTATCATATTCATAATTAATTGCATTTCCTGAAGGATCAATATCCTTAATGATCAATCCTTTTTCATTATATTCTCTAGATCCAATTACATGTTCTTTAGAATTTGCTAAAATAACCGATTTTTTAGTTACTTTATCTAAGAATATTTCATCATATTCAAATTTTACTTTCCTACCATCAAGATATTGTTCTTCTATATTTTGTCCTAATATATTGTTAAAATATTTTACAATATTCCCATTAACATCTTTTTTCTCTGAGACATTTCCAAAATTATCATATTTTAATGAACTCTCATTAATAAACACTCCAGATGGAGAAAATAATTGTGTTCGAACAGGTTTTTTAAATTCATTGTATGTTGTAATACTTGATAAAGATCTTTCCCCATTTAAAGCTTGAACAAAACTTGTTTCAGTTCTATTTACATCATTAAATATTGTGTGTTTAGTTTCACCACTTGGAGAAGTAGCTGCTATATTTCTTCCAACCATATCATATTTGTAATTAAGTTCTAATTTATATTGATTCCCCTGAACATCGTTATTATATAGAATTTCTTTTATTTTTTGACCAGTTACACCGTACACAAATGATTTTATTTTTTCAATTTTTCCTGATTGAACACTTTCTTTTTGAATCTCTAATTCTCTGCCTAAAGAATCATAAATAACAACAGATTTATATCCATTTGGAGATTGAACTAATAAAGCACTTGTACCATATCCACCAAAAGTAGAATCATTCACTTTATAACTATAAGATTTAGATAAAGTTACTGAACTAGCAGGAGATTTTAATGACTCACGAGTTTTTCTTCCTAAAATATCATATTCTGATGATATTTCTAGTCCCTCTTTATTGAGTACTTTTTCATCTAATTTTGTATAAGCATTTTTATAAACTGCTTCACTAGATAAATATTTTCCTTTTGCAGCATAATAATTAACATTAATAATGTTTTGTGAATTATTTAATGAAAAAGAACTTTGTCTTTGTACAATTTTACATTTTCCATTTGCAGCAGAATAAAGTTTAGTAACAGATGGAAGCCCAAAGGTTTTCACTATATTTTTTGCAGTATCTGAATTATCATACTTATGTATTTCAGTTTTATAAATTTTACCACAATTATTATCTTCTAACGTACATGCGGTTTCACTTATTTTATATATTCTTGCTTTAAGCCTTTGAAAACTGTTCCCTTGGCTATTCTTTGCATCTTCATAAGAGTAGTCAATAACTTTACTTCCTCCACCATTAATAGATTTCTCAATTTCACGGAAAGGGAAATTAACCATTTTATGATATGTTTTTTCTGGTGGTAAATAGGAAAATTCTTTTACTATTCCATTCACATCTTGAGTTTTTGTAATATTTCCATAGTCATCAAATTCTTGTTTAATAACTTCTGAACGCTTCGAACCATTTACGTAGTAAGATGTTTTAATTTCTTTTGGAAAACTATATGTTGAATTTAAATTATCAAAACTTTTATTTAACCAATCAGAATAAGTAAATTCTTTTACTAAGAAGAAATCACCATTTATTTTTACTTCTTCTTTAATCATTTGATGAAAGTGATTATAAAATCTTTCTGTTGATGCTGATTGGTTATCTGGTGCTTTTTTAGTTTCTACCGTTGAATAAGTATATGTATTAGGAGTAAAAAATAATGCATCTTCACCCTCTTTATATCCGGTAAATCCTTTTGCTAAATAATTTGTATTTGTTGAGTTGTAATAGTTATAAGTAATTTCTTCTTCATTACTTTCTGTTTTTGGCAAAGAAATTGTTTTAATTTTTGCTACAGCAGGGGCAGCTGCATCCTTTTTAGCCGCTTCTAAACCACCTGATAAATAAGCTATATTTATCACAGTTCCAGTAGGATAAAAAATACTCGTAATTAAGCTATCAGTTGGAAAAGCTTTTTCTATTGGCGCTTTATAATCAAATTTAACTTCTTGTCCAAGAGGATCTGTAATAGACGAAAGAATATTTCCGCCAGCAAATTTTTTAATTACTGTAACAGCTTTTTCGCTACCTAAATTTCTAACAAATTGCACTTCAGAATCAGATGGATAATTAATTTCTAATTTTTTTAAATCGTTTCCATTTCCTGGATTTTTATATACGATACTTGTAAGTCTATTTCCTTTTTCATAAATAAATTCCGCACTAAATCCTTGCACATTAGTAATTTTACGAAGATTTCCATATGCTCTATCAATTAATTCGACTTTCCCATTTTTATATGTCAAAGTAATGAAGTCTGAACCTAACTTAACATCTAGGTCTTTTAGTTTGTAATATTTAAGTTTTCCCTTCCCTAGATCAAGTTTATATCCACCACCACTTGCTAAACTCAACATCCCACTTTTTGTGTCATAGTGAGATAAGTTTAGTGACCAACCTTTTCCTAAACTAAATGCATTTGTAAAAGATGTTGAAGTATAGTTTAAAGCCAATGATATCTCAGGATCTTCAAAACCATTACCAATAATATCCCCAATTTTATATGTAACAGAAAATGCTCCAGTACGTGGGTCTACAGTTTGAGATAAAGATTTAAAATTATAAGCATCACTGAAAACAGTTGAATTTGAAGAATTATCTCCACTTGAAGTTTGCGCATTTGCTTGTTTAGCTCCTGCACTAATAGCTGAATTTTTTCCTAATTTTCCACTACTTACAATTTCTTTTGATGAATTATATACTATTGAAGTTAATTTAGACACACTATGCGCATAAGCATAAGATTGGAATATATTTGACAACATTAGACCGCTACTAAAGAGGGCCGTAATTTTGGTAAATACCTGATTTCTCTTCATATTTCACCTTCTTAATTTAAAATAAAAAAATCTTTTTTTTCCAATGATTTCAATAAAAAGACAATTATTCATAAAATAATAATGGTTACAAATTGATTATGTAGCTATTAAAATACCTTAATACTAGGAAGAGAAAGTTTTAGTCTTTGAATAATTTGAGAAAAATACAAATAAAAATAGGTTATATCATATATAAAGGAACGGTTTTCGAAATTGATTTGACTAACTGCATTACAGTTTCCTTACTAAGTCCTAATCTCTCTATTAGCATTGGATGAACCCTTAATTCAGTATGATAATTCTCAAAACCGCATGAAAAACGATGCGCCAGAACATCAGAAAGCTCTAATATATTGATTTCTTTATTTAAAAATTCAACTCTATAGGGTCTGAGCTTTTCTTTTGTGTGATGGAAACGTATGATATTTAATACATTTTGATTAAAACCCCAGTTTTGTAACAAATCTGATCCCAAAATGTCGTGCGTCATTACTTGTAACTTTGTTTCCGCAGTATAAAAATTAATTTTATCTGCTTGGCAGCAATTTACTATGTCTTGCATAATTTCACGTTGCATTACAGCCCTTATTAATAAACCCACATCATGAAATGCACCAGCAAGCATGAGATCATTTGCTGTACTTAAATTAAGAAGTTTCCCAATTTCAAATGCAAATTTAGAGACACAAACAGAATGCAAATTAAAATTCTTTAAGGAAAAAAAACCTATATCCTCAAATTTTGGGAATTTACTATAGTATTCTGATGTTAATAAAACTGTTAAGTTAACGATTCCTAACCGAATGATAGCTTGTTTTAGGTCATCAGTGACTATTCCTTTGCTATAATGCTGAGAATTTGCAACATCTAGTACTTTTTTAAACATACTAAGATCTTTAGATATTTTATCAGTAATAGCATCATAAGAAATTTCGTTTTTATAAATTGCTGAAAGACAGCTGACAATGTTTTCACTTAGAGAAGGTAACACAAAAGCAGAATTTGTATTTTTCATTTTCACTACTCACTGGTAATATTTTAAGCACTTGATCTATTTATAATACTATAAAAAAAAAAAAATTTAAATAAGTTACTTTTTTGTTCATAAAAATACATATTTTTCTAAAATATGTAACTTTTTTTTTATTATTTAGTGTTTTACAAAATTTAAGTCTCAAGCTAATGCTTCCAAAGATTGTCTAGGTAAAAACTTAGGTTATCACAAATTTTATTAAAACCATACTTAGAGGAAAATAATGAAAAATTTTTTTATCATCATGCTTTGTGCGATTGTAACTTTATGTATAATATGGCCTTTTTCAGATAAAATCGCCTATCATTTTTTAAGTAATAATTCAGAACTTATTCCCAAAGAAGCTAAAGAAAAAAAAGAACTTTTGTTTTATAAATACTCTAGTAATCATACATTTGAAGATGGCTATCGGGTAAAGTTAAATCAATCTGAAAATTTGGATATAAAACAGTTAGTTGCGAAAAGTTTTAAAAACTCTCCAGATATTTTATTGGACTATTTTGGCGTGAAAGATTTATCAGAAAATGAAATCGTCCAAAAAATATTAAATTATGAAAAAATAAATTTTTTTAAAGTAATTGATTATAATGAAAATGAAGTTTTACTGGGTGAAAAAGGCGATGAGTTTTTTTATCTTTCATATTCAGTTCATACTATTAATAATGAAAAATACTTTGAAGTTCGTTCTAGCACAAATTACTGGTATATTAGTATAATTAAGCCATTTCATGTATACATAATGATGGGTTTTTTGAAATTTTTAAGCTAGTAATTAATTACTTTAACTTAACAAATCTTAGAGTTACCCCAGAATTCGCCATACGAGTAAAGCAAATTTAAACCACAAATCTATATATATTTAATGGAATATTTTTTGTTTATTTTTATTATGTAACAAGAAATTAATGATTTTTTTGCATTACTAGAAACATTTAAAACAATAATATCAGAAAGATATGTTTTTATTGTATAATATACAATTATAAAAGCTCTTTAAAAATAAGCATAACTTTAAGTTATAAATGATTTTTTTAACATTATTATAAATTTTTATCTTATTTTTAAAAGATATTTTAATATATTTTATCGTATTTTTCTTTAAAAAAGACATAATCTTTAATTATATATTTAAATTTAGATATAATATCTTTTATATAAATTTCATTAATTTTACATAAAAATAGATATTTTAATTAATAAAATTAACAGATTAAAAAATCATATTTTTTTTTAATTATTTTATTTACTATTAACTACAAGTTTACTATTGAAAACAAGATAAAATTCTGTCAAATAAAACAATCTGTCATTACTCTTAAATGAATTTTTTATGACAATTTTCCAAGTTTTTTTTATAGAGGATTAAAAATGAATATTAAAGTAACTTTATTTACTTTTATTACTGTTGGCTCTTTAACAATTTTGACAAGTTGTTTTTCACATAAGAGTGATGATAATCAATCAAATAAACCTTCTTCACAAAATATTCCAGACCAAAACATTAAATTAATTCATGCTATGTGTGGAGCTCACTCTTTAGCTGGTAATTCAATAAACCCATACGATCCTTATGATCCATACGATCCTTACGATCCATATAATCCTTATGCTACCAAATTTCCTTTCGGCGCTAATCATTCTTATCAAATAGTTATTTTAAATAACAAAGCGTCACTAATTTATGAAAATACTTCCGCTGGAGTAGTTTGCAAGTATTCAGAACCTATTATTTTAACTAAGAATAGTAATCAGCTAACAATCAGCACTAATGGCTCAATTATTGAAGATACGGCAAACCATGCTTCTTGTGCTAGAATTTCAAATTCATTAGTTAATGATTTGGGATTTAATGATACCTATACTTTTACTCAGAATACTACTGAAACCGTACTAACTTCGACTTCAGTTAATTTTTGCTCTAAATATGGTTATCCTATTGATCTAGTTACCTTCACTTTTAGAAATAATTAGTAAAATTAATTATTTAACATATCAGATTTAATAAATTTAAGTCATACATAACTTTAAATCTGATACTTTTATTGTTATGCTTCTAAACTAAATCTAGCACTTTAAGCAAGTTACCTGTTTATTAGTATTGATATTCCAAATTTCTTTTTATTCTAAATTGTCTTGACTTTCTTTAAGTGTAATTTTTTTGGACACATCATAGTAAG of Pigmentibacter sp. JX0631 contains these proteins:
- a CDS encoding HDOD domain-containing protein, producing MKNTNSAFVLPSLSENIVSCLSAIYKNEISYDAITDKISKDLSMFKKVLDVANSQHYSKGIVTDDLKQAIIRLGIVNLTVLLTSEYYSKFPKFEDIGFFSLKNFNLHSVCVSKFAFEIGKLLNLSTANDLMLAGAFHDVGLLIRAVMQREIMQDIVNCCQADKINFYTAETKLQVMTHDILGSDLLQNWGFNQNVLNIIRFHHTKEKLRPYRVEFLNKEINILELSDVLAHRFSCGFENYHTELRVHPMLIERLGLSKETVMQLVKSISKTVPLYMI
- a CDS encoding RHS repeat-associated core domain-containing protein — protein: MLSNIFQSYAYAHSVSKLTSIVYNSSKEIVSSGKLGKNSAISAGAKQANAQTSSGDNSSNSTVFSDAYNFKSLSQTVDPRTGAFSVTYKIGDIIGNGFEDPEISLALNYTSTSFTNAFSLGKGWSLNLSHYDTKSGMLSLASGGGYKLDLGKGKLKYYKLKDLDVKLGSDFITLTYKNGKVELIDRAYGNLRKITNVQGFSAEFIYEKGNRLTSIVYKNPGNGNDLKKLEINYPSDSEVQFVRNLGSEKAVTVIKKFAGGNILSSITDPLGQEVKFDYKAPIEKAFPTDSLITSIFYPTGTVINIAYLSGGLEAAKKDAAAPAVAKIKTISLPKTESNEEEITYNYYNSTNTNYLAKGFTGYKEGEDALFFTPNTYTYSTVETKKAPDNQSASTERFYNHFHQMIKEEVKINGDFFLVKEFTYSDWLNKSFDNLNSTYSFPKEIKTSYYVNGSKRSEVIKQEFDDYGNITKTQDVNGIVKEFSYLPPEKTYHKMVNFPFREIEKSINGGGSKVIDYSYEDAKNSQGNSFQRLKARIYKISETACTLEDNNCGKIYKTEIHKYDNSDTAKNIVKTFGLPSVTKLYSAANGKCKIVQRQSSFSLNNSQNIINVNYYAAKGKYLSSEAVYKNAYTKLDEKVLNKEGLEISSEYDILGRKTRESLKSPASSVTLSKSYSYKVNDSTFGGYGTSALLVQSPNGYKSVVIYDSLGRELEIQKESVQSGKIEKIKSFVYGVTGQKIKEILYNNDVQGNQYKLELNYKYDMVGRNIAATSPSGETKHTIFNDVNRTETSFVQALNGERSLSSITTYNEFKKPVRTQLFSPSGVFINESSLKYDNFGNVSEKKDVNGNIVKYFNNILGQNIEEQYLDGRKVKFEYDEIFLDKVTKKSVILANSKEHVIGSREYNEKGLIIKDIDPSGNAINYEYDNSSNLISEKTRSGKLIKYSYTPFNKLAKKEVSGDLSGKYTTTYTYDPYTLNITAMKDNTGITNYFYNADSSISSVLYPDNRRISYGYNLQGSVDSIKDIQGNITKYHFSKVNGKLEASEFILATQMNNIQMEQYFYDNFSRIKSKILPNNAQTIYEYDDIGNLVNLTNKNEIGQAILKYDYTYRKDMNIASRTRTEEGDKGYSARESYSYDRYNNLISYMCSGTACPSDQNGQTISTEDYSFDGLNNIKTVKVAYANGTSSSTNYNYSAQDPSRLVGYTTATSKGVQTANLEYDNDGNIVKDGEGNSLSYSPFNRLEAFVKDGKVTEYRYNGNGKLVSQKDQATNEETKFYYNGQRVLNESTNGLITSYFQVSGRVIGKIAQGTDAQYFLTDQAQSVIRIYEGRKLLEANYVYTPYGQQANLAENNNLAKVSGFGFNGERTDSKSGYQFLGQGYRAYNPALARFMQYDVHSPFGKGGLNGYTFAENNPIMKFDPSGESAASATMMGVGIFLAILGVALSVVTFGTSTGLIGAGAGAAAGGAAATTATALTGAQIGLATTSLIAGVASAGTGIASSIYEHKAYEAAQAGDKDMAVRYAETATILGYISLALGIVSFLSGIGVSFTGSAKLGSTFYLDDEATKAFKPVKNVRFNENVEIIPNYDFATVESLPTIRTHEARNGFFTVVTPSNLTNRVNSTVVTELPGLVRPEQVIVRPPVSFINAPAKASSVGGKVELFNQMDARARMAAQSGRAMDPTTDGTGAIRQFLFESHRFDEVVLDITKVK